A genomic stretch from Mus pahari chromosome 6, PAHARI_EIJ_v1.1, whole genome shotgun sequence includes:
- the Urod gene encoding uroporphyrinogen decarboxylase translates to MEPNGLGLQNFPELKNDTFLRAAWGEETDYTPVWCMRQAGRYLPEFRETRAAQDFFSTCRSPEACCELTLQPLRRFPLDAAIIFSDILVVPQALGMKVTMVPGKGPSFPEPLREEQDLERLRDPAAAVSELGYVFQAITLTRQRLAGRVPLIGFAGAPWTLMTYMVEGGSSSTMAQAKRWLYQRPQASHKLLGTLTDALVPYLIGQVAAGAQALQLFESHAGHLGTELFSKFALPYIRDVAKRVKAGLQKAGLAPVPMIIFAKDGHFALEELAQAGYEVVGLDWTVAPKKARERVGKAVTLQGNLDPCALYASEEEIGRLVQQMLDDFGPQRYIANLGHGLYPDMDPERVGAFVDAVHKHSRLLRQN, encoded by the exons ATGGAGCCGAACGGGTTGGG ACTCCAGAATTTTCCGGAGCTGAAGAATGACACGTTCCTGAGAGCAGcctggggagaggagacagactATACTCCCGTTTGGTGTATGAGACAGGCCGGCCGCTACTTACCAG AGTTTAGGGAAACCAGGGCTGCCCAGGACTTCTTCAGCACCTGCCGCTCTCCCGAGGCTTGTTGTGAACTGACTCTGCAG CCACTGCGAAGGTTTCCTCTGGATGCTGCCATCATTTTCTCCGACATCCTTGTTGTACCCCAG GCATTGGGCATGAAGGTGACCATGGTACCTGGCAAAGGACCCAGCTTTCCAGAGCCATTAAGAGAAGAGCAGGACTTAGAGCGTCTACGGGATCCAGCAGCGGCAGTTTCAGAGTTAGGCTATGTGTTCCAAGCCATCACCCTTACCCGACAACGGCTGGCTGGACGTGTGCCACTAATTGGCTTTGCCGGTGCCCCG TGGACCCTGATGACATACATGGTTGAAGGCGGCAGTTCAAGCACCATGGCTCAGGCCAAGCGATGGCTCTACCAAAGGCCGCAGGCCAGTCACAAGCTGCTTGGCACACTCACTGATGCTCTGGTCCCATACCTGATAGGACAAGTGGCTGCCGGCGCTCAG GCATTGCAGCTCTTTGAGTCCCACGCAGGACATCTTGGCACCGAGCTCTTCAGCAAGTTTGCACTGCCCTACATTCGTGATGTGGCCAAGCGAGTGAAGGCTGGGTTGCAGAAGGCAGGCCTGGCACCAGTGCCCATG aTTATTTTTGCTAAGGATGGACATTTTGCCCTGGAAGAGCTGGCCCAGGCTGGCTATGAGGTAGTTGGACTTGACTGGACAGTGGCTCCAAAGAAAGCCCG GGAACGTGTCGGGAAGGCAGTGACCCTGCAGGGGAACCTGGATCCCTGTGCTTTGTATGCATCTGAG GAAGAGATTGGTCGACTGGTGCAGCAGATGCTGGATGACTTTGGGCCTCAACGCTACATTGCCAATCTAGGGCATGGGCTTTACCCTGACATGGACCCAGAACGTGTAGGAGCCTTTGTGGATGCTGTACACAAACATTCACGTCTGCTTCGACAGAATTAA
- the Hectd3 gene encoding E3 ubiquitin-protein ligase HECTD3, translating to MAGPGPGAALESPRQLLGRVRFLAEAARSLRAGLPLPAALAFVPREVLYKLYKDPAGPSRVLLPVWEAEGLGLRVGAAGPAPGTGSGPLRAARDSIELRRGACVRTTGEELCNGHGLWVKLTKEQLAEHLSDCSLDEGWLLVCRPAEGGARLVPIDTPDHLQRQQQLFGVDYRPVLRWEQVVDLTYSHRLGSRPQPAEAYTEAIQRLLYVPPTWTYECDEDLIHFLYDHLGKEDENLGSVKQYVESIDVSSYTEEFNVSCLTDSNADTYWESDGSQCQHWVRLTMKKGTIVKKLLLTVDTTDDNFMPKRVVVYGGEGDNLKKLSDVNIDETLIGDVCVLEDMTVHLPIIEIRIVECRDDGIDVRLRGVKIKSSRQRELGLNADLFQPASLVRYPRLEGTDPEVLYRRAVLLQRFIKILDSVLHHLVPAWDHTLGTFSEIKQVKQFLLLSRQRPSLVAQCLRDSESSKPSFMPRLYINRRLAMEHRACPSRDPACKNAVFTQVYEGLKPSDKYEKPLDYRWPMRYDQWWECKFIAEGIIDQGGGFRDSLADMSEELCPSSADTPVPLPFFVRTANQGNGTGEARDMYVPNPSCRDFAKYEWIGQLMGAALRGKEFLVLALPGFVWKQLSGEEVSWSKDFPAVDSVLVKLLEVMEGVDKETFEFKFGKELTFTTVLSDQQVVELIPGGTGIVVEYEDRSRFIQLVRKARLEESKEQVAAMQAGLLKVVPQAVLDLLTWQELEKKVCGDPEVTVDALRKLTRFEDFEPSDTRVQYFWEALNNFTNEDRSRFLRFVTGRSRLPARIYIYPDKLGYETTDALPESSTCSSTLFLPHYASAKVCEEKLRYAAYNCVAIDTDMSPWEE from the exons ATggccggccccggccccggcgcGGCGCTTGAGTCCCCGCGGCAGCTCCTGGGTCGCGTGCGCTTCCTGGCGGAGGCGGCGCGGAGCCTCCGGGCCGGGCTGCCCCTGCCCGCGGCGCTAGCTTTCGTGCCGCGGGAGGTGCTCTACAAGCTGTACAAGGACCCGGCGGGACCGTCGCGCGTGCTGCTGCCcgtgtgggaggcagagggccTGGGGCTGCGTGTGGGTGCCGCGGGCCCTGCCCCGGGCACAGGCTCTGGACCCCTGCGCGCCGCCCGTGACAGTATCGAGCTCCGGCGCGGCGCCTGTGTGCGCACCACCGGCGAGGAGCTGTGCAATGGCCACGGGCTCTGGGTGAAGTTGACCAAG GAGCAGCTGGCCGAACACCTGAGTGACTGTAGTCTCGACGAAGGTTGGCTTCTAGTGTGTCGACCAGCAGAGGGCGGAGCCCGCCTCGTACCTATCGACACTCCCGACCACctgcagcggcagcagcagctgtTTGGCGTGGACTACCGGCCGGTGCTCAG ATGGGAACAGGTAGTAGACCTGACCTACTCACATCGCCTGGGGTCCAGGCCTCAGCCGGCAGAGGCCTACACGGAGGCTATACAAAGGCTACT CTATGTGCCCCCAACATGGACATATGAGTGCGACGAGGACCTGATCCACTTCTTATATGACCACCTGGGCAAAGAAGATGAGAACCTGGGTAGTGTGAAGCAGTATGTGGAGAGCATCGATGTTTCTTCCTATACG GAGGAGTTCAATGTGTCCTGCCTGACAGATAGCAATGCAGATACCTACTGGGAGAGTGATGGGTCCCAGTGCCAACACTGGGTACGGCTTACCATGAAGAAAGGCACAATTGTCAA GAAGCTGCTACTCACAGTGGATACCACAGATGACAATTTCATGCCGAAGCGGGTAGTGGTCTATGGGGGTGAAGGGGACAACCTGAAGAAGCTGAGTGACGTGAACATTGACGA GACCCTGATTGGGGATGTCTGTGTATTAGAGGACATGACCGTCCACCTTCCAATCATTGAGATCCGAATCGTTGAGTGTCGAG ATGATGGGATTGATGTCCGTCTTCGAGGGGTAAAGATCAAGTCATCTAGACAGCGGGAGCTAGGGCTGAACGCAGACCTGTTCCAGCCAGCCAGTCTGGTGCGATATCCACGCCTGGAAGGCACTGACCCAGAAGTACTGTACCGCAGAGCTGTCCTTCTGCAGAG ATTCATCAAAATCCTGGACAGTGTCCTGCACCACCTGGTACCTGCATGGGACCACACACTGGGCACCTTCAGTGAGATTAAG CAAGTGAAACAGTTCCTACTGTTGTCACGCCAGCGGCCCAGCCTGGTAGCACAGTGCCTGCGCGATTCAGAAAGCAGCAAGCCCAGCTTCATGCCGAGGCTGTACATCAACCGCCGCCTTGCCATGGAACACCGTGCCTGCCCTTCTCGGGACCCTGCCTGCAAGAATGCAGTCTTCACCCAG GTTTATGAAGGCCTCAAGCCTTCTGACAAGTATGAGAAACCCTTGGACTACAG GTGGCCCATGCGCTATGACCAGTGGTGGGAATGTAAATTCATTGCGGAAGGGATCATTGACCAAG GAGGTGGCTTCCGTGACAGCCTGGCAGATATGTCAGAAGAGCTGTGCCCCAGCTCAGCTGACACCCCTGTGCCTCTGCCCTTCTTTGTGCGCACTGCGAACCAG GGCAATGGCACTGGTGAGGCCCGTGACATGTATGTGCCAAATCCCTCTTGCCGAGACTTTGCCAAGTATGAGTGGATTGGACAGTTGATGGGGGCTGCCCTTCGGGGTAAGGAGTTCCTG GTCCTGGCCCTGCCTGGGTTCGTGTGGAAGCAGCTGTCTGGAGAGGAGGTGAGCTGGAGCAAGGACTTCCCAGCTGTGGACTCCGTGCTG GTGAAGCTCCTGGAAGTGATGGAAGGAGTGGACAAGGAGACGTTTGAGTTCAAGTTTGGGAAGGAGCTGACATTCACCACCGTCCTGAGTGACCAACAGGTCGTGGAGCTGATTCCTGGGGGCACGGGCATCGTGGTGGAATATGAGGACCGCTCCCGTTTCATCCAGCTGGTGCGGAAGGCGCGGCTAGAGGAGAGCAAGGAGCAG GTGGCAGCCATGCAGGCAGGTCTGCTGAAGGTGGTACCGCAGGCTGTGCTGGACTTACTGACCTGGCAAGAGTTGGAAAAGAAGGTGTGTGGGGATCCAGAGGTCACTGTGGATGCTCTGCGCAAGCTCA CTCGATTTGAGGACTTCGAACCATCTGACACACGAGTGCAGTACTTTTGGGAGGCTCTGAACAATTTCACCAATG AGGACCGGAGCCGCTTCCTACGCTTTGTCACTGGCCGCAGCCGCCTCCCTGCTCGGATCTACATCTACCCGGACAAACTGGG CTATGAGACCACAGACGCCCTGCCTGAGTCTTCCACCTGCTCCAGCACGCTCTTCCTCCCACACTATGCCAG TGCCAAGGTATGCGAGGAGAAGCTCCGCTACGCCGCGTACAACTGTGTGGCCATCGACACGGACATGAGCCCCTGGGAGGAGTGA